Genomic segment of Streptomyces zhihengii:
GGGAAGCGCCGGTCCGTGGGGCCGTGGGAACCGGCGACGGTCCCGTCCGCGCGTACGACTGCGGCCGCCGCGGTGGGCACCGGCCAGTTCTCGATCATCGCCAGGCTCTGCATGCCCACGAGCCTACGGGGTGCTACCAGCTCAGCCGCATGGCCGGGTCGGGGGTGCGGACGAAGCCGAGGGAGGCGTACAGCGGCTCCCCGTGCTCCGAGGACCGCAGGTCGACCGGCCGACGCCGCGCTCCCGGAACCAGCCCAGCAGCCCCTTGCGATGCTCATGCGCCGCAGGCCAGCCGCGGGTGTCTTCCGGGCGTGAACGGATTCGCGGGGGTGTCTTGCGGGCGTGAACGGATTCGCCCTTGCTTGGAGTGCACTCGAAGGTTCTAGCGTGGAGGTATGACGGTGATCGAGACCACTCCGGCACGAACCGGCCGACGGCCCGGTGGACGCACCGGTGCCCCCAAGGACCTCTGCCAGGCCGCACCCGCCGCGCACCCCCGGCCCGAGGGCCGCGACCGCTACACCATCAGCGAGGTCGCCGCCCTCACCGGGCTCACCGCGCACACCCTGCGCTGGTACGAGCGGATCGGGCTGATGCAGCACATCGACCGCTCCCACACCGGGCAGCGCCGCTTCACCAACCGTGACCTCGACTGGCTCGCCTTCGTCGGCAAGCTCCGCCTCACCGGCATGCCGGTCGCCGACATGGTCGCCTACGCGGAGATGATCAGAGCGGGCGACCACACCTTCGACGCACGCCGCGAACTCCTGCACCGCACCCGTCAGGACGTCATCGCGCGCATCGCCGAACTCCAGGACACGCTCGCCGTACTGGACCACAAGATCGAGTTCTACACGGACGCCCGCAGGGGCGCCCAGAAGGGCTGACACCATGGCCGACAGCACGATCGCACAGGTGGAACTCGGTACCGGCGGGCCCCTTGTCGGCGTCCAGGGCCTCGGCTGCATGGGCATGAGCGAGTTCTACGGCGACACCGACGAAGCGGAGTCCCGCCGCACCCTGGAGGCGGCGCTCGACGCGGGCGTCACCCTCTACGACACCGCCGACATCTACGGCCGGGGCGCCAACGAGGAGTTCCTCGCGCCGTTCGTGGCCGCGCACCGCGAGGAGATCACCCTCGCCACCAAGTTCGCCATCGACCGGACCGGTGGGGACGACCGGCGCGCGGTGCGCAACGACCCCGCGTACATCCGCGCCGCCGTCGAGGACAGCCTGCGGCGGCTCGGCACCGACGTGATCGACCTCTACTACATGCACCGCCGCGACCCGGACGTGCCGCTCGCCGAATCCGTCGGCGCGATGGCCGAACTCGTCGAACGCGGCCTGGTGAAGCACCTCGGCCTCAGCGAGGTGACCGGCGCCGAACTGCGCGAGGCCCACGCCGTGCACCCCGTCGCCGCCCTCCAGTCCGAGTGGTCCCTGTTCAGCCGGGACGTCGAACGCAGCGCGGTGGGCGCCGCCGCGGACCTCGGGGTGGCGTTCGTCCCGTACTCCCCGCTCGGCCGCGGATTCCTGACCGGCGCCTTCCAGGACGCCGGGACGGATCTGTCGGCGGGGGACTTCCGCCGCTTCCAGCCCCGCTTCACCGGCGACAACGCGCGCGCCAACGCGGCGCTGCTGGAGCCGGTGCGCACGATCGCCGCGGCGCACGGGGCGAGCCCGGCTCAGGTCGCGCTCGCCTGGGTGCAGCAGCGGGCCGAGGTGCACGGCCTCCCGGTGATCCCGATCCCCGGGACCCGCCGCACCACCCGCCTCCTGGAGAACACGGCGGCCACCCGCCTCCGCCTGACCCCCGAGGACCTGGCGGCCCTGGAGCCCATCGCGTCGAAGGTCGCGGGCGACCGCTACCCGGACATGTCGTCGACCTCGGCGGCCCGGGAGTAGCGCTCGCGCGGGGCTTTCAGCGGTGGCGGCGGGACGGGGCCGCTGCGCGGGGCCTCTCCCCGCCCCGCCCCTTCCCGCAACCGGGGCTCCGCCCCGGACCCCGCGCCTCGAACTCCCCCTACGGCCTGGCGGCCGTGGGAGGTGCCCCCCCCGTGCGGGGCCGACCTTGTCAGCCCGTCCGGCGATCGAGGACACCGCGCGGAGCGCGGTACGGGGCCGGGCGGAGCCCGGGACGGGACGGGGCACCCCCGTGGCCCTCACCCCCACCCCAGCGCCCACACGGCGAACCCCACCCCCGCCATCCCCGCCGCCGCCCGCACGGGGGGCCTGACGCGGGTGGTCCACGGGGACTCGAAGACACGGGTCCGGTGGGCGATCAGGGCCAGCAGGCAGGCCAGCACCGGGAGCCACGCCAGCCGCGCCGCCACCCACGCGAGGGTGTCCGGCGCGGTCGTCAGGCCCGGGACCGCGCCGGCGAAGGAGGCGGGGACGGCCGCGGCCAGCATCGCCGTCTGGTGCCAGCACAGGATCGTCATCGCGCACAGATTGATCACCACGACCGGCGCCCACAGTGCCGGCCGCCGCAGCGCCCGCCCCAGCCGCTCCCGCAGCAGCACCGCCGCGCCGCTCTGGGCCGCCGCGAGGGCGAGCACCAGCAGGGACGGCGGATGGGAGTTGGTGCGCGCCTCGCCCGGGACGCCCACCATCGACGCCGGGTAGCCGAAGACGAGCAGCAGCACCGCGAACAGCGCCGCGCCGCCCACCGCGAGCCCCCAGGCGTGGCGCCGGCCGACGCGGCCCAGACCCCAGCTCACGCCGAGCTGGTACGCGAAGAGCCAGCCCGGCAGGATGTTCAGGGCGCCGAGCCAGCCCGGGACGGCGTCCGCCCACGGCCCGTACCGCAACAGGTCCACGACCGCGACGGCCGCGAGCAGGGGCGCCGCCGCCCATACGCCCGTGCGCCGCGCGGCACGGACGCAGTACGGCGTCAGCGCGGTGATCGCGGTGTACACGCCGACGAACCACAGCGGCTGGATCACCAGCGTCGCCCCCGTCCGCAGCGTGGTGGCGGGTACGCCGAGAACGTGGAGGACCGGCGCCAGGACCGCCCACACCGCGGTGACCCCGAGCACCGGACGCCCCAGCCGGGTCAGCCGCTGCCGCAGCCAGGCACCGGTGCCGCCGGTGCGGCGCTCGTAGGAGCGCACGGAGGCGCATCCTCCGACGAGGAAGAAGATCCCCAGCATCTGGAGCACCCAGCTCACGGGCGCGAAGAAGCCGAACGACGCCAGCGGGCTGGCGTTGTGGAGGGCGCCGTCGCCGTCGACGGTGAAGCCGCCGAGCAGCCAGTGCCCGGCCGGCACGGCGAGCAGCGCGAGCGCCCGCAGCCCGTCCACGGCCCGGTCCCGGTCGGCCGGCGTCCCCGCCTCGATCCGCCCGACGACCTTCCCCACCCGCCCCCGCACCCCGGCGCCCCACCCGGCG
This window contains:
- a CDS encoding MerR family transcriptional regulator; this encodes MTVIETTPARTGRRPGGRTGAPKDLCQAAPAAHPRPEGRDRYTISEVAALTGLTAHTLRWYERIGLMQHIDRSHTGQRRFTNRDLDWLAFVGKLRLTGMPVADMVAYAEMIRAGDHTFDARRELLHRTRQDVIARIAELQDTLAVLDHKIEFYTDARRGAQKG
- a CDS encoding aldo/keto reductase; amino-acid sequence: MADSTIAQVELGTGGPLVGVQGLGCMGMSEFYGDTDEAESRRTLEAALDAGVTLYDTADIYGRGANEEFLAPFVAAHREEITLATKFAIDRTGGDDRRAVRNDPAYIRAAVEDSLRRLGTDVIDLYYMHRRDPDVPLAESVGAMAELVERGLVKHLGLSEVTGAELREAHAVHPVAALQSEWSLFSRDVERSAVGAAADLGVAFVPYSPLGRGFLTGAFQDAGTDLSAGDFRRFQPRFTGDNARANAALLEPVRTIAAAHGASPAQVALAWVQQRAEVHGLPVIPIPGTRRTTRLLENTAATRLRLTPEDLAALEPIASKVAGDRYPDMSSTSAARE
- a CDS encoding acyltransferase family protein — protein: MGKVVGRIEAGTPADRDRAVDGLRALALLAVPAGHWLLGGFTVDGDGALHNASPLASFGFFAPVSWVLQMLGIFFLVGGCASVRSYERRTGGTGAWLRQRLTRLGRPVLGVTAVWAVLAPVLHVLGVPATTLRTGATLVIQPLWFVGVYTAITALTPYCVRAARRTGVWAAAPLLAAVAVVDLLRYGPWADAVPGWLGALNILPGWLFAYQLGVSWGLGRVGRRHAWGLAVGGAALFAVLLLVFGYPASMVGVPGEARTNSHPPSLLVLALAAAQSGAAVLLRERLGRALRRPALWAPVVVINLCAMTILCWHQTAMLAAAVPASFAGAVPGLTTAPDTLAWVAARLAWLPVLACLLALIAHRTRVFESPWTTRVRPPVRAAAGMAGVGFAVWALGWG